One Methanohalophilus mahii DSM 5219 genomic window carries:
- a CDS encoding CAP domain-containing protein: MNKEDLLKNKFENRAFNVFILIGFIIAITSAGCLQSNSMEFNFYVEETGENLNGNVYIDDKFLGTTENGILNAPKDELYPGEISLKGNYEGDSFVFYYDFFESDFEYNAIDFTVPESRLADISYSAEDVITDSAEDSIFQLINEERKYLDITPLERSEILDDIAESRSKDMVQRGYFSHTTPDGYGVGDILKENEIFYFSATENLMYLPVNRTTDIADETVQGWIESPGHRIPVLDTDKPILWDHVGIGVVATDESVDDGKETACYITAVFASFDSTYEDTLPNGYTQYYNIYDKSLGLEFDTNVNIKLQSSDDVDFYIVSDEEKYDDFLNRQNIQSSSVISKNDIQYFDREIEIEPGYGAIIDASESYKDVEYELSMVYNPE, translated from the coding sequence TTGAACAAAGAAGATTTATTAAAAAATAAATTTGAAAATAGAGCTTTTAATGTATTCATATTGATTGGATTTATAATTGCAATTACCTCAGCTGGTTGTTTACAATCTAATTCAATGGAATTTAATTTTTATGTTGAAGAAACCGGAGAGAATTTAAACGGTAATGTTTACATCGACGATAAATTCCTTGGAACTACTGAAAATGGGATATTAAATGCACCAAAAGATGAATTATATCCAGGAGAAATCTCCTTAAAAGGCAATTATGAAGGTGACAGTTTTGTTTTTTACTACGACTTCTTTGAAAGCGACTTTGAATATAATGCTATAGATTTCACCGTGCCCGAAAGTCGATTAGCTGACATCTCTTATAGTGCAGAAGATGTAATAACAGATTCAGCTGAGGATAGCATTTTCCAATTAATCAATGAAGAAAGAAAATATCTGGATATAACACCACTTGAAAGAAGTGAAATCCTGGACGATATTGCAGAAAGTAGAAGTAAAGACATGGTTCAAAGAGGATATTTTTCTCACACTACACCTGATGGCTATGGAGTTGGAGACATTCTTAAAGAAAATGAAATATTCTATTTTTCTGCAACAGAGAACCTTATGTATTTACCTGTGAATAGAACTACCGATATTGCTGATGAAACTGTACAGGGTTGGATAGAAAGCCCAGGCCACAGAATTCCGGTTTTAGATACGGATAAACCAATTTTGTGGGACCATGTAGGAATCGGTGTTGTTGCGACAGATGAATCTGTAGACGATGGAAAAGAAACTGCATGTTACATAACTGCTGTTTTTGCAAGTTTTGATTCTACTTACGAGGACACATTGCCTAACGGATATACACAATATTACAATATATATGATAAAAGTCTTGGATTGGAATTTGATACAAATGTGAATATCAAATTACAAAGTAGTGATGATGTAGATTTTTACATAGTTTCAGATGAAGAAAAATATGATGATTTCTTAAATCGTCAGAATATCCAATCAAGCAGTGTCATATCAAAAAATGATATACAATATTTTGACAGAGAAATTGAAATAGAACCGGGATATGGTGCCATTATAGATGCAAGTGAGTCTTATAAAGATGTTGAATATGAATTATCCATGGTTTATAATCCTGAATAA
- a CDS encoding DUF4234 domain-containing protein, whose product MNDSNNNLNSTSIPLWKFILLSLITFGIYEIYWMYKQWKFLKLKDDLNISPFWRSILAIIFLHELLERIATLADNVGYEKASSTKMNTFRFVFWFLTASINKFQIPLPFGLITYLHFLALINAVQSINFYWKINDTF is encoded by the coding sequence ATGAATGATTCAAATAACAATTTAAATAGTACATCTATACCCCTTTGGAAATTTATATTACTTTCTTTAATCACATTTGGTATTTATGAAATATATTGGATGTACAAACAGTGGAAATTTTTAAAATTAAAAGATGATCTGAATATATCTCCTTTTTGGAGGTCTATTCTTGCAATTATTTTCCTTCATGAATTACTTGAAAGGATAGCAACTTTAGCAGATAATGTTGGATATGAAAAAGCAAGTTCTACGAAAATGAATACTTTTCGTTTTGTTTTTTGGTTCCTAACCGCTTCAATAAATAAATTCCAAATACCTTTACCGTTTGGATTAATAACTTATCTTCATTTTTTGGCCCTTATAAATGCAGTCCAATCAATAAATTTCTATTGGAAAATAAATGATACGTTTTGA
- a CDS encoding tyrosine-type recombinase/integrase, whose product MLYSRKYNKQWLRQDELELMLNNPNISEKYEIWILLMYTPALRVTEAINIRVKDIDLEDECIDIWGGKGRDVTELQKAPCNIRVLKRIKRFCEHSDLRPTGYIMYSQKSKQVNRSHVYKVFNDICSESGINKTIGTHTMRRSRAEHLLDKGLPLTFVSKYLRYKNLSTTMKYLDVSVADIQREMEMIDDCVNALV is encoded by the coding sequence ATTTTATACAGTAGGAAATATAATAAACAGTGGCTACGACAAGATGAATTAGAATTGATGTTGAATAATCCCAATATTTCTGAAAAATATGAAATATGGATTCTTTTGATGTACACTCCTGCATTAAGAGTAACCGAGGCCATCAATATCAGAGTTAAAGATATTGACTTGGAAGATGAATGTATTGATATCTGGGGTGGCAAGGGTCGTGATGTTACCGAATTGCAGAAAGCTCCCTGCAATATTCGGGTCTTGAAACGAATAAAGCGATTCTGTGAACATTCGGATCTTCGACCAACGGGTTACATTATGTATTCCCAGAAGTCCAAACAAGTGAATCGTTCCCATGTATATAAAGTCTTCAATGACATATGCAGTGAATCTGGAATTAACAAGACAATTGGAACACATACAATGCGACGTTCCAGGGCAGAACATTTGTTGGATAAAGGATTACCATTGACATTTGTTAGTAAATACCTGCGGTACAAGAATTTGTCAACTACAATGAAGTATCTGGATGTTTCAGTAGCTGATATTCAGCGGGAAATGGAAATGATTGATGATTGCGTTAATGCATTGGTTTGA
- a CDS encoding S-layer protein domain-containing protein, which yields MKRLTVILMAALMVLIVFSGVASAADSVEVRGEAAVDTASFTWDADNFAGFWYDVDNGVFSETMDITRDASPSRNIDDGNLVYTATVQPESTEFDFAGETTTTGAFTNYPIGKIGLFASEYYVVGDGQLSEVLMDTDVSYTMRTGETLELAEGYAITPQQINVNDGKVWLELTKDGQFLDGKVIDVSGDNTAWIYEQDVMNEEDVVTLQINIDQVFQGQVDSLCIVEGIFQISDTGLHIEKYDTFGKLIVTTVDSTQIVMENENSFNVPKDGTTEISEDFYLRGNDNVGAPPNDIWYLATEYTEPGTYEVRGEAAVDASSFTWDADNFAGFWYDLDEDDSSETMEINVTDDKDILEGDLVYTATAVDDQTTEFGFTESSTSATGFTYTKLGLFAEEYFVVNDAIDTLSKILMDDDSSYTMRTGETLELEEGYAITPQQIDVDGNKVWLELTKDGEFVDDKIISTSGDATQANKTWFYEQDIEDQEDVATIMVHVDEVFQGQVDSLCSIEGVFQISDEAMVVQTDDEFGELEVTSIGTDSIEMANMDDLDVPDDGVLDITDELMVRGNDGATLWYLFTERTIGGEEPVEPVEPEERTTSIGYVMWDGEIASTNVMKEVLEQAGYEVEIIAVDAGPLYQGLADGQFDFTTSAWLPQTQANYWEQYGDQVDRVAVNLEDCKLGLAVPTYMEDINSIEDLNANKEKFNGKITGIDPGAGIMQNTEDAIDMYNLDYDLEASSSAGMASALDGAYRDEQPIVVTLWTPHWAFDRYDLKMLDDPQQAYGEADHVETLARQGLEDDKPELYAIINRFNWTHNEIQTVMADMEAGMSAEDAAANWVENNPDRVNEWINGSDSSSGSSGGGSGASYSTYNMSLQKGWNLVSIPIIPESSVLSTFENTSDVLLPVYSWNTENKQYYEVEHLEIGRGYWVLALNDTEVNVEGATYYP from the coding sequence ATGAAAAGATTAACAGTAATTTTAATGGCTGCCCTAATGGTCTTAATAGTATTTTCTGGCGTAGCAAGCGCAGCAGATTCTGTTGAAGTCCGTGGGGAAGCTGCAGTAGATACAGCATCTTTCACATGGGATGCAGACAACTTTGCAGGTTTCTGGTATGATGTCGACAACGGTGTCTTCTCTGAAACTATGGACATTACTAGAGATGCTTCCCCTTCAAGAAACATTGATGACGGCAACTTGGTATATACAGCAACTGTTCAACCAGAATCCACAGAATTTGACTTTGCAGGTGAAACAACTACCACTGGAGCATTTACCAATTATCCAATCGGTAAAATCGGCCTTTTTGCAAGTGAATACTATGTGGTTGGAGATGGCCAACTATCCGAAGTCCTAATGGACACCGATGTCAGTTACACAATGCGAACCGGTGAGACTCTTGAGCTCGCTGAAGGCTATGCAATCACACCACAGCAGATCAATGTTAACGATGGAAAAGTATGGCTTGAACTTACCAAAGACGGTCAATTCCTTGATGGCAAGGTAATTGATGTCTCCGGTGACAACACTGCTTGGATCTACGAACAGGACGTAATGAATGAAGAAGATGTAGTTACATTGCAGATCAACATCGATCAGGTTTTCCAGGGACAGGTTGATAGCCTTTGTATTGTTGAGGGCATCTTCCAAATATCTGACACCGGGCTTCACATCGAAAAATATGATACTTTTGGTAAACTCATTGTAACAACTGTGGACTCTACCCAGATTGTAATGGAGAATGAAAATAGCTTCAATGTACCAAAGGATGGTACAACAGAAATCTCTGAAGATTTCTACCTGCGTGGAAACGACAATGTAGGTGCTCCACCAAATGATATCTGGTATCTTGCAACTGAATATACTGAACCCGGTACATACGAAGTCCGTGGAGAAGCTGCAGTAGATGCATCATCTTTCACATGGGATGCAGACAACTTTGCAGGTTTCTGGTATGACCTTGATGAAGATGATTCATCTGAAACAATGGAAATCAATGTAACTGATGACAAAGATATCCTCGAAGGTGATTTGGTTTACACTGCAACTGCAGTAGATGATCAGACCACTGAATTTGGATTTACTGAAAGCTCTACAAGTGCTACAGGATTTACCTACACGAAACTCGGACTTTTTGCCGAGGAATATTTCGTAGTTAATGATGCAATTGACACCCTTTCCAAGATTCTCATGGATGATGACAGTAGTTACACCATGAGGACCGGTGAGACACTGGAACTCGAGGAAGGTTACGCAATCACACCACAGCAGATCGATGTTGACGGAAACAAGGTCTGGCTTGAACTCACCAAAGATGGTGAATTCGTAGATGACAAGATAATCTCTACCTCAGGTGATGCTACACAGGCAAACAAGACCTGGTTCTATGAACAGGATATTGAAGACCAGGAAGATGTTGCAACCATAATGGTCCATGTTGATGAAGTGTTCCAAGGACAGGTTGACAGTCTCTGTTCCATCGAAGGTGTATTCCAGATTTCTGATGAAGCAATGGTAGTTCAAACAGATGATGAATTCGGTGAACTTGAAGTAACAAGCATCGGTACTGATTCAATCGAAATGGCAAACATGGATGACCTTGATGTTCCAGATGATGGTGTCCTTGACATCACAGATGAACTAATGGTCAGAGGAAACGATGGTGCAACACTCTGGTATCTCTTCACTGAGAGAACAATTGGAGGCGAAGAACCAGTTGAACCAGTTGAACCAGAAGAAAGAACCACAAGTATTGGTTATGTTATGTGGGACGGTGAAATTGCCAGTACCAACGTAATGAAAGAGGTCCTTGAACAGGCCGGTTACGAAGTAGAAATAATCGCTGTTGATGCAGGCCCACTTTACCAGGGACTTGCAGACGGCCAGTTTGACTTTACAACATCTGCGTGGCTTCCACAAACCCAGGCAAATTACTGGGAGCAGTATGGAGACCAGGTTGACAGAGTTGCAGTAAATCTTGAAGATTGCAAACTCGGCCTTGCAGTACCAACCTACATGGAAGACATTAATTCCATCGAAGACCTGAATGCAAACAAGGAGAAGTTCAATGGAAAGATCACCGGTATTGACCCCGGTGCAGGTATAATGCAGAACACAGAAGATGCAATCGATATGTATAATCTGGATTACGACCTTGAAGCCAGCAGCAGTGCTGGAATGGCATCAGCCCTTGATGGTGCTTACAGGGACGAACAACCAATCGTTGTCACCCTCTGGACACCTCACTGGGCATTCGACAGATATGACCTGAAGATGCTGGATGATCCACAGCAGGCCTATGGAGAAGCTGACCACGTAGAAACCCTTGCCAGACAGGGACTCGAGGATGATAAACCCGAACTCTACGCAATCATAAACAGGTTCAACTGGACCCATAATGAGATTCAAACCGTAATGGCTGATATGGAAGCAGGAATGAGTGCTGAAGATGCCGCTGCAAATTGGGTTGAAAACAATCCTGACAGAGTTAATGAATGGATTAATGGTTCGGATTCTAGTTCAGGTTCATCCGGTGGTGGAAGTGGAGCTTCATATTCCACTTATAATATGTCACTCCAAAAGGGTTGGAACCTTGTGTCAATCCCAATAATTCCAGAATCATCGGTATTGTCAACTTTTGAAAATACAAGTGATGTGTTATTGCCGGTTTATTCTTGGAATACTGAAAATAAACAGTATTATGAAGTTGAACACCTTGAAATTGGTAGGGGATATTGGGTTCTTGCATTAAATGATACTGAAGTCAATGTTGAAGGAGCAACATATTATCCTTGA
- a CDS encoding PGF-pre-PGF domain-containing protein — translation MQKVSFLAFVLLLVIGTLSVVSADTNDSWEVKLYFTSLSSSSGNTSPPPAPATYERIFGINSTAIDGFDRDIDKPAPPEPQGDALDVYFPCEHEVVTRLATDIKSNDTDKWKLNIVMPSQSITHLRWDNTSLPADEDFIIIVDGSETDMQSKDMIELTSGANEITVHMGDIPTSTKPSDPPGGGSGGGGGGATGEEFENIASKHAQVSKVAAGENVRYEFSEDDIDLMTIQFTSLSNEGQTKTSVEVLKDTSALVDSSAPGKVYQNLNIWVGNVAFNEDDMEIPVVGFRVSKEWISDNDVESSSVVLCRYNDGEWTQLPTEVIDENENYFIYESETPGFSPFAISAIYEEEESSEDTISSSEEKYDDFVEEEEVVENDSNTPDSNATPGFSILLSMGVLLLMAMIFRKKG, via the coding sequence TTGCAAAAAGTATCATTTTTAGCATTTGTTCTATTACTGGTAATTGGAACATTATCTGTTGTTTCAGCAGATACCAATGACTCATGGGAAGTGAAATTATATTTCACCTCTCTTTCAAGTTCCTCTGGTAATACTTCACCTCCTCCTGCACCAGCAACTTATGAGCGTATATTTGGCATAAATTCAACTGCAATAGATGGCTTCGACAGAGATATCGATAAACCAGCTCCACCTGAACCACAAGGTGATGCATTGGATGTTTATTTTCCATGTGAACATGAAGTTGTAACTCGTCTTGCAACGGACATAAAAAGCAATGATACAGATAAATGGAAATTAAATATTGTAATGCCTTCTCAATCAATTACCCATCTTAGATGGGATAATACTTCACTTCCTGCAGATGAAGATTTCATAATTATTGTGGATGGCTCAGAAACTGATATGCAATCTAAAGATATGATTGAATTGACAAGTGGTGCAAATGAGATTACTGTTCATATGGGAGACATACCGACTTCGACCAAGCCCTCTGATCCTCCGGGCGGAGGCAGTGGAGGGGGCGGTGGTGGAGCCACAGGTGAAGAGTTTGAAAACATCGCCTCCAAGCATGCACAGGTGAGCAAGGTGGCTGCCGGTGAAAATGTACGTTATGAGTTCAGTGAAGATGATATTGATTTAATGACCATCCAGTTTACAAGCCTTTCCAATGAGGGTCAAACCAAAACATCAGTTGAAGTCCTCAAAGATACCTCAGCATTGGTGGATTCTTCTGCACCAGGGAAAGTCTATCAGAATCTGAATATCTGGGTTGGCAATGTCGCCTTTAATGAAGATGATATGGAGATTCCTGTAGTTGGATTCAGGGTAAGTAAAGAATGGATTTCTGATAATGATGTAGAATCTTCTTCAGTTGTACTTTGCCGGTATAATGATGGAGAATGGACTCAGCTTCCAACCGAAGTTATAGATGAAAATGAGAATTACTTCATTTATGAGTCCGAAACGCCTGGATTTTCACCCTTTGCAATATCTGCAATTTATGAAGAGGAGGAATCTTCTGAAGATACTATTTCTTCGTCTGAAGAAAAATATGATGATTTTGTGGAAGAAGAGGAAGTTGTTGAAAATGATTCAAATACCCCGGACTCAAATGCAACACCTGGATTCAGTATTCTCTTGAGTATGGGAGTTCTGTTACTGATGGCCATGATTTTCAGAAAGAAGGGTTGA
- a CDS encoding flavodoxin family protein: protein MKTLVTYMTQTGNTKKIAEAIYGEITGEKDVKDIEDVSNLEGYDLVFVGFPVLQFNIPEKVSNFVKENVAGKNIAFFMTHAVPEGFEAIHSWTGSCKDIAASGNYLGTFECQGELAQPVIDMLLESDDPQMKEFGEMGPSTKGQPDESRVQKAREFAKEIQAKVQ from the coding sequence ATGAAAACATTAGTAACATATATGACACAGACAGGAAATACAAAGAAGATAGCTGAAGCAATTTATGGGGAAATTACCGGGGAGAAGGATGTCAAAGACATCGAAGATGTAAGCAACTTGGAAGGTTATGATCTTGTGTTTGTGGGTTTTCCGGTCCTGCAATTCAACATTCCAGAGAAAGTTTCAAACTTTGTAAAAGAGAATGTAGCTGGTAAGAACATTGCATTTTTCATGACTCATGCTGTTCCCGAGGGATTCGAAGCCATTCATTCATGGACCGGCTCCTGCAAGGATATTGCAGCCAGTGGAAATTATCTTGGTACATTTGAATGCCAGGGTGAGTTGGCACAACCTGTAATCGACATGTTGCTGGAATCCGATGATCCACAAATGAAAGAGTTTGGTGAGATGGGCCCTTCCACCAAGGGACAACCTGACGAATCTCGTGTACAGAAGGCAAGGGAATTCGCAAAAGAGATCCAGGCAAAGGTCCAGTGA
- a CDS encoding 4Fe-4S binding protein, producing MTENNITETLRNLAFELDADFISITDKSCFEDSDYTGNKPQDVMDNLQSVIILGVSLPRGAFETLPKGRGEYTNTLMAATTTLRVIAFKLAKLIEKEGYMATIAPSEGSEYGYWYADRETLKADLSFKYAAYRAGVGNFGMNHLLITKDFGPKVRMAAILTDAPLDTEEKAELPFINDACSECMKCIEVCPVDALTSEGVIHKEKCAEYMFNVLGGLRCGLCIKVCPLNNF from the coding sequence ATGACAGAGAACAATATTACAGAAACTTTGAGAAACCTGGCCTTTGAGTTAGATGCTGATTTTATCAGTATCACTGATAAATCCTGTTTTGAAGATTCAGATTATACTGGCAACAAGCCCCAAGATGTGATGGATAATTTACAATCAGTAATAATCCTGGGGGTTTCTTTACCACGAGGAGCTTTTGAAACGTTACCAAAAGGCAGAGGTGAATATACAAATACACTTATGGCAGCTACAACCACATTGAGGGTCATTGCATTCAAGTTAGCTAAACTTATTGAAAAAGAAGGTTATATGGCTACGATTGCTCCAAGTGAAGGAAGTGAGTACGGTTACTGGTATGCCGATCGTGAAACACTTAAAGCAGATTTATCTTTCAAATATGCTGCTTATCGTGCAGGAGTGGGAAACTTTGGCATGAATCATCTTCTGATCACAAAGGACTTTGGGCCTAAAGTGCGTATGGCCGCTATACTGACTGATGCACCATTGGATACAGAAGAAAAGGCCGAGTTGCCATTTATCAATGATGCATGCAGTGAATGCATGAAGTGTATCGAAGTATGCCCGGTTGATGCTCTTACATCAGAAGGAGTCATTCATAAAGAAAAATGCGCTGAGTATATGTTTAATGTACTTGGCGGACTTCGATGCGGACTATGCATTAAAGTGTGCCCTTTGAACAATTTTTAA
- a CDS encoding Mth938-like domain-containing protein has product MKPKIDSTKFSSITIEGEEYEKDVLIRLSGNIKKRKKKLSKAIYGTSHKISLDEAEHVYENGAEKIIIGSGQNGMLELSDEAHDFFKSKDCKVKLCPTPEAIDKWNSAKGKVIGLFHLTC; this is encoded by the coding sequence ATGAAGCCGAAAATAGACAGTACCAAATTCAGTTCGATTACAATAGAGGGAGAAGAGTATGAGAAGGATGTGCTTATTCGACTGAGCGGAAATATAAAGAAAAGGAAAAAGAAACTCTCAAAAGCGATATACGGCACGTCTCACAAGATATCTCTGGATGAAGCAGAACATGTTTATGAAAATGGTGCTGAGAAGATCATAATCGGTTCCGGCCAGAACGGGATGCTAGAATTATCAGATGAAGCACATGATTTTTTCAAATCGAAAGATTGCAAGGTCAAACTCTGCCCAACACCCGAGGCCATAGATAAGTGGAACTCTGCAAAAGGAAAGGTTATTGGCTTGTTCCATCTCACCTGCTAA
- a CDS encoding CBS domain-containing protein has protein sequence MPLDAPDKSKNPDYRDRFQISKQCATKKIIEVMTVEVVGIDESSSIEDTLELIGKYRFHNFPVVDKDYRLKGVIDQNIVLELLFHDRLPSSSHTHLTAVRSLGEDAKSIMIPHPLKVSRDTSLCEGVDMMLKHNINHVWVVDNDDKLIGVITKHDVINEAYRTRSKK, from the coding sequence ATGCCATTAGATGCACCGGATAAATCCAAAAATCCAGATTATAGAGATAGATTCCAGATCTCAAAACAATGTGCCACTAAAAAAATCATTGAAGTTATGACTGTGGAAGTGGTAGGAATCGATGAGAGCAGTTCTATTGAAGATACACTCGAATTAATCGGAAAATATAGGTTCCATAATTTTCCTGTTGTTGATAAGGACTACAGGCTAAAGGGTGTGATCGATCAGAACATTGTTCTGGAATTGCTGTTCCATGACAGGTTACCCAGTTCCAGTCATACTCATCTGACTGCGGTGAGGTCACTTGGCGAAGATGCAAAAAGTATCATGATCCCACACCCCCTGAAAGTATCCCGGGACACCAGCTTATGTGAAGGTGTGGATATGATGCTAAAGCACAATATAAACCATGTGTGGGTAGTGGACAACGATGATAAACTGATAGGAGTTATCACAAAACACGATGTCATTAATGAAGCGTACAGAACAAGGAGTAAGAAATGA
- a CDS encoding carboxymuconolactone decarboxylase family protein, producing MSEHEELEHEELLDSMSNKLGFTPQILKTLGEIDPHFLKKYNHCNQKLLSDGALPAKMKILMALAVVASKQCERCTVVQMQSALKNGATAEEIMETMEVISITSGAPAVAACRDALKLLKE from the coding sequence ATGTCTGAACACGAAGAACTTGAACATGAAGAATTACTGGACAGTATGAGTAACAAACTGGGTTTCACTCCGCAGATCCTGAAAACATTGGGCGAGATCGATCCGCATTTCCTGAAAAAATACAATCATTGCAATCAGAAACTCCTGTCAGACGGTGCGCTGCCTGCAAAGATGAAGATCCTTATGGCACTTGCAGTGGTGGCATCCAAGCAATGTGAACGATGCACGGTTGTACAGATGCAGAGTGCCTTGAAAAACGGGGCTACGGCCGAAGAGATTATGGAAACCATGGAAGTCATATCCATAACCTCGGGTGCACCCGCGGTAGCTGCCTGCAGGGATGCGTTGAAACTTCTCAAGGAATAA
- a CDS encoding type 1 glutamine amidotransferase domain-containing protein, which translates to MKVLVFGADGFEDLELFYPLHRLKEEGIDARVASVSRGTIEGKHGYHVEADLSFDEIDPEEHDALVISGGKGPEIMRLNEYALDIVKHFMNEEKPVAAICHGPQLLISARVLDGRKATCWPGIRDDLIIAGADYRDSEVVVDDNLVTSRHPGDLFAFGRELLGLIKR; encoded by the coding sequence ATGAAAGTTTTAGTTTTTGGAGCCGATGGTTTCGAAGATCTCGAGCTGTTTTATCCTTTGCACAGGTTGAAAGAGGAAGGTATAGATGCGAGGGTGGCATCTGTTTCCCGTGGTACCATTGAAGGCAAACACGGCTATCATGTCGAAGCGGACCTGTCCTTTGATGAGATAGATCCCGAAGAACACGATGCACTGGTTATTTCCGGTGGCAAGGGACCTGAGATCATGCGGTTGAATGAATATGCGCTGGATATAGTGAAGCATTTCATGAATGAAGAAAAACCTGTGGCTGCTATCTGTCACGGCCCGCAGCTCCTGATCTCCGCCCGGGTGCTGGATGGTCGCAAGGCCACCTGCTGGCCCGGTATCAGGGATGACCTGATTATAGCAGGTGCAGATTATCGTGATAGTGAAGTGGTAGTTGATGACAATTTGGTCACTTCACGTCATCCGGGTGACCTTTTCGCCTTTGGACGTGAGTTGCTTGGTTTGATTAAAAGATGA
- a CDS encoding radical SAM protein — protein sequence MDSPKFLNRYHAVTNNQLPAQFQIVKSIPTRYDISKSLDELWNIHERSMEQYRSLLDLIDSEKRYPEKLTAACTSLLDLKIAIAEKLIEKCCLCEHRCDVNRKRDEKGFCRLTETSRYTSEFLHMGEESELVPSHTIFFTGCVFGCVYCQNWDISAYPEKGHQVNPANLAAIIRERRHSGARNVNFVTPTPHAHNILKILREVSVNIPVIWNSNMYHTREIAKLLEGVIDVYLTDFKYGSDRCAKKYSKVQNYLEIVKRNHEIAYQKAEIIIRHLVLPEHLECCTKPVVRWIAKHVPEVRFNLMFQYTPQYRSREYPEISRRLLPDEKEKAIAIVKESGIEDILI from the coding sequence ATGGATTCTCCAAAATTTCTGAATCGCTACCATGCAGTCACAAATAATCAATTACCTGCACAGTTTCAAATTGTGAAAAGCATACCTACAAGATATGATATATCTAAATCTCTGGATGAACTCTGGAACATACATGAAAGGTCCATGGAACAATATCGCAGTTTGCTTGATCTTATCGATTCGGAAAAGAGATATCCGGAAAAACTTACTGCAGCCTGCACATCCTTACTGGACCTGAAAATAGCAATTGCGGAGAAACTAATCGAAAAATGCTGCCTCTGTGAGCATAGGTGTGATGTGAATCGCAAAAGGGATGAGAAGGGATTTTGTCGATTGACAGAAACATCCAGGTACACCTCTGAATTTTTACACATGGGAGAAGAGTCCGAACTGGTCCCCTCACATACGATATTCTTCACAGGATGTGTGTTTGGCTGTGTATACTGCCAGAACTGGGATATATCCGCTTATCCCGAAAAAGGCCACCAAGTAAATCCCGCCAACCTAGCTGCAATTATCAGGGAAAGAAGGCATTCTGGCGCCAGAAATGTAAATTTTGTTACACCTACCCCTCATGCTCACAATATACTGAAAATCCTCAGAGAAGTTTCCGTGAATATACCTGTTATCTGGAATTCCAACATGTATCATACCAGGGAAATCGCAAAGTTACTGGAGGGAGTGATAGATGTATATCTTACCGATTTCAAGTATGGAAGCGACAGATGCGCAAAAAAGTACTCCAAGGTGCAGAATTATCTGGAAATTGTCAAACGTAATCATGAAATAGCCTATCAAAAGGCGGAAATTATCATAAGGCACCTTGTCCTGCCAGAACATCTGGAATGTTGCACAAAGCCGGTTGTCAGGTGGATAGCAAAGCATGTGCCAGAAGTAAGGTTTAACCTCATGTTTCAATACACACCACAGTACAGATCCAGAGAGTATCCGGAAATATCCCGACGACTGCTTCCGGATGAAAAAGAGAAGGCAATAGCTATCGTAAAAGAATCAGGTATTGAGGATATATTAATCTGA